From Mytilus edulis chromosome 9, xbMytEdul2.2, whole genome shotgun sequence, the proteins below share one genomic window:
- the LOC139488007 gene encoding small ribosomal subunit protein mS37-like: protein MTRLTVPLFAAKRPLKKFTNYLPKHPYKILLPPVLKNNVQNVVLSDPQGKQCLGPMSELMQCWKNNDFAVDKCVKENNVLQDCMRKAAIEDQKIKEKIATGKEKVLGRYNNAAVNKMLRKFPQPPHSIKPK, encoded by the exons ATGACTCGGTTAACTGTTCCTCTTTTTGCTGCGAAGAGACCTCTAAAAAAGTTCACCAACTACTTGCCTAAACATCCATACAAAATTTTGCTTCCACCAGTTCTGAAGAACAACGTTCAGAACGTTGTACTCTCGGATCCACAAg GTAAACAATGTCTTGGACCAATGTCAGAATTAATGCAGTGTTGGAAAAATAATGACTTTGCAGTTGACAAATGtgtaaaagaaaataatgttCTTCAAGACTGTATGAGAAAAGCTGCA ATTGAAGaccagaaaataaaagaaaagattgCCACAGGAAAAGAGAAAGTTTTAGGCAGATACAATAATGCTGCTGTAAACAAAATGTTAAGGAAGTTTCCACAGCCACCACACTCAATCAAACCAAAATAA